From Actinomycetota bacterium, the proteins below share one genomic window:
- a CDS encoding DUF3048 domain-containing protein, giving the protein MAVVVTGATVGYFTLFPGRAPAFVRDAFSSMGLADPPTCPLTGVDAPRGAVPERPTLAIKVENSPESRPQASLNDADIVVEEPVEGGYTRFIAIFQCGRSDRVGPVRSGRMTDPAYLRQFGDVVFGYAGGVSAVKAAVARAGLVDVNYIVAADAYTRDASRSAPHNLFTTTAVLWRAADKTGDAPSPVFGYSDAWDGKARRARTVHLPYSSVSDVYWSWSRRDDTWLRSHGTTPHTLEDGSQVAATNVVIQVVEVTDSRIIDAAGNASPDVEQTGSGRAYVLRDGRMIAGSWERESLGDVTRFLTRDGAEITLAPGRTWVQLVPSTVSVERVTPTGT; this is encoded by the coding sequence GTGGCCGTCGTCGTTACCGGCGCCACCGTCGGATACTTCACGCTCTTCCCGGGCCGGGCACCGGCGTTCGTCCGCGACGCGTTCTCCTCGATGGGCCTGGCCGATCCGCCGACGTGTCCCCTGACGGGGGTCGACGCGCCGCGGGGAGCCGTCCCGGAGCGCCCGACACTGGCCATCAAGGTCGAGAACTCGCCGGAATCGCGGCCGCAGGCGTCCCTGAACGACGCCGACATCGTCGTCGAGGAGCCCGTCGAGGGCGGATACACCCGGTTCATCGCGATCTTCCAGTGCGGCCGTTCCGACCGCGTCGGGCCGGTCCGAAGCGGGCGGATGACGGATCCGGCATACCTGCGGCAGTTCGGCGACGTCGTCTTCGGGTACGCGGGCGGCGTCTCGGCGGTCAAGGCAGCCGTCGCCCGCGCCGGGCTCGTCGACGTGAACTACATCGTCGCCGCTGATGCGTATACCCGTGACGCGAGCCGGTCCGCGCCACACAACCTGTTCACGACGACGGCGGTGCTGTGGCGCGCCGCGGACAAGACGGGCGACGCCCCGTCGCCGGTGTTCGGGTACTCCGACGCGTGGGACGGCAAGGCCCGTCGCGCCAGAACCGTTCACCTACCCTACTCAAGCGTCTCCGACGTCTACTGGTCGTGGAGCCGGCGTGACGACACGTGGCTGCGCTCGCACGGCACGACTCCGCACACGCTCGAGGACGGCTCCCAGGTCGCGGCGACCAACGTGGTGATCCAGGTCGTCGAGGTCACCGACAGCCGGATCATCGACGCCGCCGGAAACGCGTCGCCGGACGTCGAGCAGACCGGGTCCGGTCGGGCCTACGTCCTTCGAGACGGCAGGATGATCGCCGGAAGCTGGGAGCGCGAGTCGCTCGGCGACGTGACGCGCTTCCTCACCCGCGACGGAGCCGAGATCACGCTCGCGCCGGGACGGACGTGGGTGCAACTGGTGCCATCGACCGTTTCGGTCGAGCGCGTAACCCCTACGGGTACCTGA
- a CDS encoding M48 family metalloprotease: protein MYEQIASNRRRTWLLIAGAVILLGAVGYALGLIWQSGPAGLVIALVVAIGLSIGSYAYGDRVVLASTRARPVTPDEQPRLHNIVEGLSIAAGIPKPRVYVVPEVAPNAFATGRDPEHASIAVTDGLLKTMSRVELEGVVGHELAHVVDRDILVGTVVATLAGAVILLSEFFTRSWWWGGFRGRRGGDRGGGGAEAIIFAVGIVLLILAPIFAQIIRFSVSRQREYLADAQGALLTRYPPGLASALRKIGAASGIRMHSANNATAHLWLNQPSRVEGERVGSLERLFSTHPPIEERIRRLEEM, encoded by the coding sequence GTGTACGAGCAGATCGCCTCGAATCGCAGGCGAACGTGGCTGTTGATCGCGGGCGCGGTGATCCTGCTCGGTGCGGTCGGCTACGCGCTCGGCCTGATCTGGCAGTCGGGGCCCGCGGGACTGGTGATCGCGCTCGTCGTGGCGATCGGGCTCTCCATCGGCTCGTACGCCTACGGGGACCGCGTCGTCCTCGCCTCGACGCGTGCGCGACCGGTCACCCCCGACGAGCAGCCGCGCCTGCACAACATCGTCGAGGGTCTTTCCATCGCGGCCGGGATCCCGAAGCCGCGTGTGTACGTCGTGCCCGAGGTCGCGCCGAACGCGTTCGCCACGGGGAGAGATCCGGAGCACGCGTCGATCGCCGTCACCGACGGGCTGTTGAAGACGATGAGCCGTGTGGAGCTCGAGGGCGTGGTCGGCCACGAGCTCGCCCACGTCGTCGACCGCGACATCTTGGTCGGCACCGTCGTCGCGACGCTCGCGGGCGCGGTCATCCTGCTCTCCGAGTTCTTCACTCGGTCGTGGTGGTGGGGCGGGTTCCGGGGGAGGCGGGGAGGCGATCGCGGTGGCGGCGGGGCCGAGGCGATCATCTTCGCCGTCGGCATCGTGTTGCTGATCCTCGCGCCGATCTTCGCGCAGATCATCCGGTTCTCGGTCTCGCGACAGCGCGAGTACCTGGCCGACGCGCAGGGCGCGCTCCTCACGCGCTACCCGCCCGGTCTGGCCAGCGCCCTCCGCAAGATCGGCGCGGCGAGCGGGATCCGCATGCACTCGGCCAACAACGCGACCGCGCATCTGTGGCTGAACCAGCCATCCAGAGTGGAGGGCGAACGGGTGGGCTCGCTCGAGCGGTTGTTCAGTACTCATCCTCCGATCGAGGAACGGATCCGGCGCCTGGAGGAGATGTGA
- a CDS encoding LemA family protein produces the protein MPAWGWVVVAVLIIALVAAVLIYNRLVALRNRVDNGWSQIDVQLRRRYDLIPNLVRTVQGYAAHERGLFESVTEARARAIDASAVADQADAENKITQGLRKLMAVAEAYPDLKANQAFLALQEELTGTESKIAYARQFYNDQVMRLNTLISSFPSSVIAGTFGFREREFFDIEDPARAPATVEFS, from the coding sequence GTGCCGGCCTGGGGGTGGGTCGTCGTCGCGGTCCTCATTATCGCGCTCGTCGCGGCCGTGCTCATCTACAACCGCCTCGTCGCCCTGCGGAACCGTGTCGACAACGGCTGGTCCCAGATCGACGTGCAGCTCCGTCGCCGGTATGACCTGATCCCGAACCTCGTGCGGACGGTCCAGGGGTACGCGGCTCACGAGCGCGGGCTGTTCGAAAGCGTGACGGAGGCGCGCGCGCGGGCGATCGACGCCTCGGCCGTCGCGGATCAGGCCGATGCAGAGAACAAGATCACCCAGGGCCTCCGCAAGCTGATGGCGGTCGCGGAGGCGTATCCCGATCTGAAGGCCAACCAGGCGTTCCTCGCGCTCCAGGAGGAACTGACCGGCACCGAGTCGAAGATCGCCTACGCGCGTCAGTTCTACAACGATCAGGTCATGCGGCTGAACACGCTGATCAGCTCCTTCCCGAGCAGCGTCATCGCGGGCACGTTCGGGTTCCGCGAGCGCGAGTTCTTCGACATCGAGGACCCGGCGCGCGCACCGGCCACGGTCGAGTTCTCGTAG
- a CDS encoding glycosyltransferase family 4 protein, with translation MRVLLACPYDWGAPGGVQVHVRELAAALRSRGHQTLVLTPGRTSASGKEVHIVGRPIRVPYGGKVAPICFSRASWRRIRRLVDVFEPDVVHAHEPFSPSTSMLTVLASSAPAVATFHAFHERSRLLAVAAPFLRSVARKLGASIAVSEAAAEFVAPVIDGSIEVVPNGIDVDRWSRAEPAGDLPAGRRLLWASRLDPQKGFDVAVRAFARLATEFDDLVFVVAGEGRGRDALELLSPAIRARVDMLGAVQNVELPRYHVACDVFVAPATGHESFGIVLVEALAAGLPVVASDIPGYREVIHDGIDGLLTPPSDHEAVASAIARVLRESTLARELSSAGRERAREFSWDVVTPRIEAVYERTSRP, from the coding sequence GTGAGGGTCCTCCTCGCGTGCCCCTACGATTGGGGCGCGCCCGGCGGTGTGCAGGTCCACGTTCGCGAGCTGGCCGCGGCGCTGCGTTCGCGTGGACACCAAACACTGGTTCTGACGCCCGGCCGGACCAGCGCCTCGGGGAAGGAAGTCCACATCGTGGGCAGACCGATCCGCGTTCCCTACGGCGGCAAGGTTGCCCCGATCTGCTTCTCGCGCGCGTCCTGGCGACGGATCCGGCGCTTGGTGGACGTGTTCGAACCCGACGTCGTGCACGCCCACGAGCCATTCTCGCCGAGCACATCGATGCTGACGGTCCTGGCGTCGAGCGCGCCCGCGGTCGCTACCTTCCACGCCTTCCACGAGCGATCGAGGCTGCTCGCGGTCGCAGCGCCGTTCCTTCGCTCGGTCGCCCGTAAGCTGGGCGCATCGATCGCCGTGTCCGAAGCGGCTGCCGAGTTCGTGGCGCCCGTCATCGACGGCAGTATCGAGGTCGTTCCCAACGGCATCGATGTCGATCGCTGGTCGCGGGCCGAGCCCGCAGGCGATCTGCCGGCCGGCCGCCGGCTCCTGTGGGCCAGCCGCCTCGATCCGCAGAAGGGATTCGATGTCGCCGTCCGCGCGTTCGCACGTCTGGCGACGGAGTTCGACGATCTCGTCTTCGTGGTCGCCGGGGAGGGACGCGGCCGCGACGCCCTCGAACTTCTGTCCCCCGCGATCCGCGCGCGCGTTGACATGCTTGGCGCGGTTCAAAACGTCGAACTGCCGCGCTACCACGTCGCGTGCGACGTCTTCGTCGCACCCGCGACGGGCCACGAGAGCTTCGGCATCGTGCTGGTCGAGGCGCTCGCTGCGGGACTGCCCGTGGTGGCCTCGGACATTCCCGGGTACCGCGAGGTGATCCACGATGGCATCGATGGGTTGCTCACACCTCCGTCCGACCACGAAGCGGTCGCGTCGGCGATCGCGCGTGTATTGCGCGAGTCGACGCTCGCCCGAGAGCTGTCGAGTGCCGGACGCGAGCGCGCACGCGAGTTTTCCTGGGACGTCGTGACGCCCCGGATCGAGGCGGTCTACGAACGGACGAGTAGGCCGTGA
- a CDS encoding phosphatidylinositol mannoside acyltransferase: MRDETWRETLAYWAYRGLEVLAMSLPPAVGRWAFSTVGGIAHARLDGVRATVAANQARALGLDVDEVRVKISTREAFDLYARYWYDSFRVRVATPEEVNARTRVAEIRHIDEALELGNGVVCVLPHMGNWDVAGHWLALNGYRIASVAEELRPRRLSDLFLRHREELGMRIVPLSKNGHVGAQLKQLLADNWLVALVADRDLTGRGVEVEMFGAPWRVPAGPAVLSLATGAPLLVCPVYTLDEGWEIRIGSPIEIDRTRDTRQDVRALSQAMAAEFERAISAKPADWHMFQPGWNGARTP, encoded by the coding sequence GTGAGAGACGAGACGTGGCGCGAGACGCTCGCGTACTGGGCGTATCGGGGGCTCGAGGTGCTGGCGATGTCGTTGCCGCCGGCCGTGGGGCGTTGGGCCTTCTCGACCGTCGGCGGCATCGCGCACGCAAGGCTCGACGGCGTTCGCGCGACGGTTGCCGCGAACCAAGCGCGCGCCCTCGGGCTGGACGTCGACGAAGTGCGCGTGAAGATCTCGACGCGCGAGGCCTTCGATCTGTACGCGCGGTATTGGTACGACTCGTTCCGCGTTCGGGTGGCGACGCCCGAGGAGGTCAACGCGCGCACTCGGGTCGCGGAGATCCGCCACATCGACGAGGCGCTCGAGCTGGGGAACGGCGTCGTGTGCGTCCTGCCGCACATGGGGAACTGGGACGTCGCCGGCCACTGGCTGGCCCTGAACGGCTACCGCATCGCGTCGGTGGCCGAGGAGCTTCGGCCACGGCGACTATCGGACCTGTTCCTGAGACATCGGGAGGAGCTCGGCATGCGCATCGTTCCGTTGTCGAAGAACGGGCACGTCGGGGCGCAGCTGAAGCAACTGCTCGCCGACAACTGGTTGGTCGCGCTCGTGGCCGATCGCGATCTCACGGGGCGCGGCGTGGAGGTCGAGATGTTCGGCGCGCCGTGGCGAGTCCCGGCAGGTCCGGCGGTGCTGTCGCTCGCGACCGGCGCGCCGCTGCTGGTCTGTCCCGTCTACACGCTCGACGAGGGCTGGGAGATCAGGATCGGTTCCCCGATCGAGATCGACCGGACGCGTGATACGCGGCAGGACGTGCGCGCGCTGTCGCAGGCGATGGCCGCCGAGTTCGAGCGCGCGATCTCGGCGAAGCCGGCCGACTGGCACATGTTCCAGCCGGGGTGGAACGGCGCGCGAACGCCGTGA
- the fusA gene encoding elongation factor G, whose product MKTYDASEIRNVLLVGHGGSGKTTLLEAMLFTSGATTRMGRIEDGNTVGDFEPEEVKKGISVSLSMAPIEWSGVKINALDAPGYADFIGDVRTAIRAADAVLLVVSAVEGVEVQTEVAWELAVEAGLPRAIVINKLDRERASFERTLDELVQAFGTQVAPLELPLGEEHDFDGVADLLSRKAFRYPSGATADEGDWPEEISGQADKFREKLIEAVAESDDRLIEKYLEEGELSHDEVLKGVKTGFAEARIAPVLCAAAAKPIGVDRLLHFIADEFPSPVDRGPITVTTKAGEERQRDADAGQPLTAYVFKTVSDPYVGHITMFRVYSGRVRPDSTVYNATKGSEERVGQIFSLRGKEHDTVAEVPAGDIGAVAKLAHTTTGDTLATKDDPVVVRGVDLPEPLLAFAISPKTKGDEDKLSTALSRLREEDPTLRIERSEETHETVMYGMGEAHLDVQMERMKRKFGVEVSVAPARIPYRETIRAAGKGLGRHVKQTGGHGQYAVCNIEIEPLPRGGGFEFVNKIFGGAIPSQFIPSVEKGVVRTMAEGVMSGYPMVDIKCALLDGKFHTVDSSDMAFQIAGSLALKEAAQAAGVVLLEPIVELEVVVPETHTGDIMGDLNSKRAKIQGMESAGAGKQRIKALVPQADVARYAIDLRSLTGGRGAFTMRFSHYEEVPTHLADKIIAEAQRVREEAQKK is encoded by the coding sequence ATGAAGACCTACGACGCCAGTGAGATCCGAAACGTACTTCTCGTCGGCCACGGTGGGTCGGGCAAGACGACGCTGCTCGAGGCCATGCTGTTCACGTCCGGGGCGACCACGCGGATGGGACGGATCGAGGACGGCAACACGGTCGGCGACTTCGAGCCGGAAGAGGTGAAGAAGGGCATCAGCGTTTCGCTGTCGATGGCTCCGATCGAATGGAGCGGCGTGAAGATCAACGCGCTCGACGCGCCGGGCTACGCGGACTTCATCGGCGACGTGCGCACGGCGATCCGGGCCGCGGACGCGGTTCTCCTCGTCGTCTCGGCCGTCGAGGGCGTCGAGGTTCAGACCGAGGTCGCTTGGGAACTCGCCGTCGAAGCCGGCCTGCCGCGGGCGATCGTCATCAACAAGCTCGACCGCGAACGAGCGTCGTTCGAGCGCACGCTGGACGAGCTCGTGCAGGCGTTCGGCACGCAGGTCGCCCCGCTGGAGCTACCCCTCGGGGAGGAGCACGACTTCGATGGTGTTGCCGACCTGCTTTCGCGCAAGGCGTTCCGCTACCCCTCGGGCGCGACGGCCGACGAGGGCGACTGGCCGGAGGAAATATCGGGCCAGGCGGACAAGTTCCGGGAGAAGCTGATCGAGGCCGTCGCCGAGTCCGACGACAGGCTGATTGAGAAGTACCTCGAGGAGGGCGAGCTCTCCCACGACGAGGTGCTGAAGGGCGTCAAGACAGGGTTCGCCGAAGCCCGCATCGCACCGGTGCTCTGCGCCGCCGCGGCGAAGCCGATCGGCGTCGACCGGCTGCTCCACTTCATCGCGGACGAGTTTCCCTCGCCCGTCGACCGTGGTCCGATCACGGTGACGACGAAGGCCGGTGAGGAGAGACAGCGCGACGCGGACGCGGGTCAGCCGCTCACGGCGTATGTGTTCAAGACCGTCTCGGACCCCTACGTCGGACACATCACGATGTTCCGGGTGTACTCGGGGAGGGTCCGCCCCGACTCGACCGTCTACAACGCAACGAAGGGAAGCGAAGAGCGCGTCGGACAGATCTTCTCGCTGCGGGGGAAGGAGCACGACACCGTGGCAGAAGTGCCCGCGGGCGACATCGGTGCGGTAGCCAAGCTCGCACACACGACGACGGGAGACACGCTGGCCACGAAGGACGACCCGGTCGTCGTTCGCGGCGTGGACCTGCCCGAACCGCTCCTGGCGTTCGCCATCTCACCGAAGACGAAGGGCGACGAGGACAAGCTGTCGACCGCCCTTTCGCGCCTTCGCGAGGAGGACCCCACGCTCCGCATCGAGCGTTCGGAGGAGACGCACGAGACCGTGATGTACGGGATGGGCGAGGCCCACCTCGACGTCCAGATGGAACGCATGAAGCGCAAGTTCGGCGTCGAGGTGAGCGTGGCGCCGGCGAGGATCCCCTACCGGGAGACGATCCGCGCCGCGGGCAAGGGGCTCGGCCGTCACGTCAAGCAGACGGGCGGGCACGGCCAGTACGCGGTGTGCAACATCGAGATCGAGCCGCTGCCACGCGGCGGCGGGTTCGAGTTCGTGAACAAGATCTTCGGTGGGGCGATCCCCAGCCAATTCATCCCCTCGGTCGAGAAGGGCGTCGTGAGGACGATGGCCGAGGGCGTGATGTCGGGCTATCCGATGGTCGACATCAAGTGCGCGCTCCTCGATGGCAAGTTCCACACCGTCGACTCATCCGACATGGCGTTCCAGATCGCCGGGTCGCTCGCGCTCAAGGAGGCCGCGCAGGCGGCGGGCGTCGTGCTGCTCGAGCCGATCGTCGAGCTCGAGGTCGTCGTCCCCGAAACGCATACCGGCGACATCATGGGCGATCTCAACTCCAAGCGCGCCAAGATCCAGGGCATGGAGTCGGCCGGAGCGGGCAAACAGCGGATCAAGGCGCTCGTGCCGCAGGCCGACGTGGCACGCTACGCGATCGACCTGCGATCCCTGACCGGAGGGAGGGGCGCGTTCACCATGCGGTTCTCGCACTACGAAGAGGTGCCGACGCATCTCGCCGACAAGATCATCGCCGAGGCGCAGCGCGTGCGCGAGGAGGCGCAGAAGAAGTAG
- a CDS encoding HIT domain-containing protein, with protein MERLWSPWRMEYIESARENDGDGCVFCALLEAEGSSGERVLARDELAFVALAKYPYNPGHMLVLPVRHTGDLEDLTSEESAAISRLLNRSVRALRETSEPHGFNIGLNLGRAAGAGMPEHAHWHVVPRWGGDTNFMPVVGETRVLPELLDQTFAKLRPRFDED; from the coding sequence GTGGAGCGGCTGTGGTCGCCGTGGCGGATGGAGTACATCGAGTCGGCGCGGGAGAACGACGGCGATGGGTGCGTGTTCTGCGCGCTGTTGGAGGCGGAGGGGTCGAGCGGCGAGCGCGTCCTCGCGCGTGATGAGCTCGCGTTCGTCGCCCTCGCGAAGTACCCGTACAACCCCGGACACATGCTCGTGCTGCCCGTCCGGCACACAGGCGACCTGGAAGACCTGACGTCGGAGGAGAGCGCGGCGATCTCGCGGCTGCTGAATCGATCCGTTCGCGCGCTGCGAGAGACCTCCGAGCCGCACGGCTTCAACATCGGGCTGAACCTGGGGCGTGCCGCCGGCGCAGGCATGCCGGAGCACGCCCACTGGCACGTCGTCCCGAGATGGGGCGGCGACACGAACTTCATGCCAGTCGTGGGGGAGACGCGGGTGCTCCCGGAGCTTCTCGACCAAACGTTCGCCAAGCTGCGGCCGCGTTTCGACGAGGACTGA
- the thrS gene encoding threonine--tRNA ligase has protein sequence MPRIELEDDRSSELPEGEPIGSVLPAGAIAARFDGELVDLSFVPSDDGKAEPVDAAEPDGLHVLRHSAAHVLAQAVCDLWPGTRYAIGPPIDDGFYYDLGLPGPISESDLPKIEDRMREIVAADQPFIREEVSRSEALQRFADQPYKREIIESLDESEGALGETVTIYRNDGWSDLCLGPHVPSTGRLGAFRLMKLAGAYWRGDETKPMLQRIYGTAWATEGDLDSYLRRLEEAEKRDHRKLGRDLDLFSFPEELGPGLAVWHPRGGVFRKQLEDYVRDLHLERGYDLVVTPNIARRELWDTSGHTTKYADLMYPEMRREGEPGYFVKPMNCPFHVLVYKSQIRSYRDLPMRLSELGAVYRHERIGVVHGLLRARGFTQDDSHIICREDQLVDEILGVFDLTLEILGTFGFTEPTVRLSTLPGETIVTPEMAERATEALRTALEKSGMSYDVAEGEGSFYGPKVDFHFHDAIGRPWQLTTVQCDFGLPERFEMEYVGEDNQRHRPIMVHRAILGSIERFSGVLIEHYAGAFPLWLSPEQVWLVPVADRHVGHAETLASRLREAGLRPFVDASSETVGKKVRAAQLMKAPYVLVIGDREVESGELTVRDRAGTETKGVPFDEFVAALVEEARTRRLTGTSFGS, from the coding sequence ATGCCGCGCATCGAGCTCGAAGACGATCGTTCCAGCGAGCTGCCCGAGGGCGAACCGATCGGATCCGTCCTTCCGGCGGGAGCGATCGCGGCGCGCTTCGACGGCGAGCTCGTCGACCTGTCGTTCGTTCCGTCCGACGACGGCAAGGCTGAACCCGTCGACGCTGCCGAGCCCGACGGGCTGCACGTCCTTCGGCATTCCGCCGCACACGTGCTGGCGCAGGCGGTGTGCGACCTGTGGCCCGGGACGAGGTACGCGATCGGGCCGCCGATCGACGACGGCTTCTACTACGACCTCGGGCTGCCGGGACCGATCTCCGAATCCGACCTGCCGAAGATCGAGGATCGGATGCGCGAGATCGTGGCGGCCGACCAGCCGTTCATCCGAGAGGAGGTCTCACGCTCGGAGGCGCTCCAGCGCTTCGCCGACCAGCCGTACAAGCGGGAGATCATCGAGAGCCTCGACGAAAGCGAGGGCGCGCTCGGTGAGACGGTCACGATCTATCGCAACGACGGGTGGTCGGACCTGTGTCTTGGTCCGCACGTTCCGTCGACGGGACGGCTCGGCGCGTTCAGGTTGATGAAGCTCGCCGGCGCGTACTGGCGGGGCGACGAGACGAAGCCCATGCTCCAGCGGATCTACGGGACGGCGTGGGCGACCGAAGGGGACCTCGACTCGTATCTCCGGCGCCTCGAGGAAGCGGAGAAGCGCGATCACCGCAAGCTCGGCCGCGACCTCGACCTGTTCTCGTTCCCCGAGGAGCTGGGGCCGGGTCTTGCCGTGTGGCATCCGAGGGGCGGCGTCTTCCGAAAGCAGCTCGAAGACTATGTCCGCGACCTACATCTCGAGCGCGGCTACGACCTCGTCGTGACGCCGAATATCGCACGCAGGGAGCTGTGGGACACATCGGGGCATACAACTAAGTACGCCGATCTCATGTATCCGGAGATGAGGCGTGAGGGCGAGCCCGGCTACTTCGTCAAACCAATGAACTGCCCGTTCCACGTGCTCGTGTACAAGTCGCAGATCCGTTCCTATCGGGATCTGCCGATGCGGCTGTCGGAGCTCGGCGCCGTCTACCGCCATGAGCGGATCGGCGTCGTCCACGGTCTGCTCCGGGCCCGAGGCTTCACGCAGGACGACTCGCACATCATCTGCCGGGAGGACCAGCTCGTCGACGAGATCCTCGGTGTATTCGACCTGACGCTCGAGATCCTCGGGACGTTCGGGTTCACAGAACCGACGGTTCGGCTCTCGACGCTTCCCGGCGAGACGATCGTGACGCCTGAGATGGCCGAACGCGCGACCGAGGCGCTCCGCACGGCGCTCGAGAAGAGTGGAATGAGCTACGACGTGGCCGAGGGCGAAGGATCGTTCTATGGCCCGAAGGTGGACTTCCACTTTCACGACGCGATCGGGCGCCCATGGCAGCTGACGACGGTGCAATGCGACTTCGGCCTTCCAGAACGGTTCGAGATGGAGTACGTCGGCGAGGACAACCAGCGCCACCGTCCGATCATGGTCCACCGAGCGATCCTCGGGTCGATCGAGCGGTTCTCGGGCGTGCTTATTGAGCACTACGCCGGCGCGTTCCCGCTATGGCTCTCGCCGGAGCAGGTGTGGCTGGTCCCCGTTGCCGATCGCCACGTCGGCCACGCGGAGACGCTCGCTTCGCGGCTGCGGGAAGCGGGGCTGAGGCCGTTCGTCGACGCGTCGAGCGAAACGGTCGGCAAGAAGGTCCGAGCCGCACAGCTCATGAAGGCGCCGTACGTGCTCGTGATCGGCGATCGGGAGGTGGAGTCCGGCGAGCTCACGGTTCGGGACCGAGCGGGGACAGAGACGAAGGGCGTGCCGTTCGACGAGTTCGTCGCGGCGCTCGTCGAGGAGGCGCGGACCCGGCGGCTGACGGGTACGTCGTTCGGGAGCTAG